One genomic region from Arenicella chitinivorans encodes:
- a CDS encoding GumC family protein has translation MNWPLFFRAFLASAWRVKFRIAAIFIVVTVIAVLNTVFERPKYKTDWVVLLPGTERGSTINLDNLGEARSSGKNAYGSVSISPKNTYKEIALSDAVIQRAAKAYSVPANAFSKPRIRLIDQTPAMQFSLKGRSPEELTHRAELYNTVFHSVLDELRTNEIERHYQGVEGNLSEAKKRLRAAREAIVEYQNNGNILSDGQFQTWLTDAEQLRTEQSRAEVELASQSAKLEAELRQLGISPAQAQALLLPQANPTTRSALQALAETQAKESSMREVYGAQNPMRRQVSKELTGIRNALANNLTNIPDLNTLDRSQLYGLLSEDLSGTLQSINQQLATIEGTKARIQVLVKQRELYSERIKSHTREAANLSDLKRNHQIAEAIFSSALAKLDTSRLDIYATYPLTQLLTEPGGTIKRDRLQAKLIIVALFMVFGLLSLAVILADVRQCLMSDLNFTERNKEQ, from the coding sequence GTGAACTGGCCTCTGTTTTTTCGTGCATTCCTTGCGAGTGCTTGGCGCGTAAAGTTTCGCATTGCGGCAATTTTCATTGTGGTTACGGTGATTGCAGTTCTGAACACGGTTTTCGAGCGCCCTAAGTACAAAACCGACTGGGTGGTCTTGCTACCTGGCACTGAGCGCGGATCAACCATCAACCTGGACAATCTAGGTGAAGCCCGTAGCAGTGGTAAAAACGCCTATGGCAGTGTTTCCATCAGCCCGAAAAACACCTATAAAGAAATTGCGTTGAGTGATGCAGTGATTCAACGCGCCGCCAAAGCGTATTCGGTACCTGCGAATGCGTTTAGCAAACCCAGAATCCGCCTGATCGATCAGACTCCGGCCATGCAATTCTCTCTTAAGGGAAGGTCACCGGAAGAACTGACGCACCGCGCTGAACTCTATAACACCGTGTTTCATTCCGTGCTCGACGAGTTGAGAACCAATGAAATCGAGCGCCATTATCAAGGCGTCGAAGGCAATTTATCGGAAGCAAAAAAACGCTTACGAGCGGCACGCGAAGCCATTGTTGAATATCAGAACAACGGTAACATTCTTTCCGATGGTCAATTTCAGACCTGGCTCACCGACGCGGAACAACTGCGTACGGAACAGAGCCGCGCGGAAGTTGAGCTTGCCTCACAGTCCGCGAAACTGGAAGCCGAGCTACGGCAACTGGGCATTTCGCCGGCCCAAGCTCAAGCTTTATTACTACCGCAAGCTAACCCCACAACGCGCAGTGCGTTACAAGCTTTGGCAGAAACACAAGCCAAGGAATCCAGCATGCGCGAGGTGTACGGTGCGCAAAACCCAATGCGTCGACAAGTGAGTAAAGAGTTGACGGGAATTCGCAACGCGCTGGCGAACAACCTGACTAACATACCCGACCTCAACACATTGGATCGCAGCCAACTTTATGGCCTACTCTCCGAGGACCTGAGTGGCACGCTACAAAGCATAAATCAACAACTGGCCACGATAGAAGGTACCAAAGCTCGGATTCAAGTTTTAGTCAAGCAACGCGAACTTTACAGTGAACGCATAAAATCTCACACGCGTGAAGCGGCCAATCTGAGCGATCTCAAACGTAACCACCAAATCGCTGAGGCTATATTCAGTTCGGCACTGGCAAAGCTCGATACCAGTCGATTGGACATCTACGCTACTTACCCGTTGACACAACTATTGACGGAACCAGGCGGCACCATTAAGCGCGATCGCCTGCAAGCCAAGTTGATCATCGTCGCCCTGTTTATGGTCTTTGGATTGTTGTCGCTGGCTGTGATTTTGGCAGACGTGCGCCAATGTCTGATGAGCGACCTCAACTTCACCGAACGGAACAAGGAGCAATGA
- a CDS encoding polysaccharide export protein encodes MIISPQSIITLGIQGMFTTYLPRIASIFGLLISVSACSVMPKHLDNAGEETDHTFHRSVRLDNQTVTTFRALQQQQLVTASDVEMSTPRFSRGDWVKMKIQTMPNYDGLYQINAAGEMEIPFSDPLLAAGLDRRNLIRALQSSLLRQGWFHDDQTMLDVSLVRASSIQVTVFGAVFSQGQVTINGQPATKPQDTVQHETGSFTTGRNLAAALRAAGGIRPDADLRNVILKRHGVFYLLNIHNLVDGEHYQTVPTLIQGDEIYVASRGEEDTHLIRPTSITPPGMRVLMSNLTAPALSNAQSAISTDATRLAYGASLLDAAISANCIGGTHNANASRSILLITRHHGSTQQVVIRRSINQLLANASDYAVNPYLMPDDGVACYDSRFTNLRDVARGVGELFGPILLGGIL; translated from the coding sequence ATGATAATTTCACCGCAATCAATTATCACTTTGGGGATTCAAGGGATGTTTACGACTTATCTACCTCGTATTGCGAGTATTTTCGGCCTGCTGATATCAGTGAGCGCTTGTAGCGTCATGCCGAAACATCTCGACAACGCGGGCGAAGAGACCGACCACACCTTTCATCGTTCAGTGAGATTGGACAATCAAACGGTGACGACTTTCCGCGCTTTGCAGCAACAACAACTGGTGACAGCCAGCGACGTTGAGATGAGCACCCCGCGCTTCTCTCGCGGCGATTGGGTAAAAATGAAAATTCAGACCATGCCAAATTACGATGGTTTGTATCAGATCAATGCCGCTGGAGAGATGGAGATCCCATTCAGTGACCCATTGCTCGCGGCTGGGCTCGATCGAAGAAACTTGATCCGGGCACTCCAATCGAGCCTGTTGCGACAAGGCTGGTTTCATGATGATCAAACCATGCTCGATGTCAGCTTGGTGCGCGCTTCGAGCATCCAAGTAACTGTATTCGGTGCGGTGTTCAGTCAAGGACAAGTCACTATTAATGGGCAGCCGGCGACCAAACCCCAAGATACCGTGCAGCACGAAACTGGCTCGTTTACAACCGGACGAAACCTGGCCGCTGCACTCCGTGCGGCCGGCGGCATCCGCCCCGATGCCGATCTGCGAAACGTCATCCTAAAACGCCACGGTGTGTTTTACTTACTCAACATTCACAACCTGGTCGATGGTGAACACTATCAAACTGTACCGACATTGATACAAGGGGACGAAATCTACGTTGCTTCGCGCGGTGAAGAAGACACTCACCTGATCCGACCGACGTCGATTACACCACCGGGAATGCGTGTACTGATGTCCAATCTGACCGCTCCGGCACTGAGTAATGCACAATCCGCGATTAGTACGGATGCCACCAGGCTGGCCTACGGTGCCAGTTTGCTGGATGCGGCGATCTCGGCCAATTGCATTGGAGGAACACACAATGCCAATGCATCGCGCAGTATTTTATTGATCACTCGGCATCATGGCAGCACACAACAGGTGGTTATTCGTCGCTCCATCAATCAACTGCTTGCGAATGCATCAGACTATGCGGTGAACCCTTACCTAATGCCTGATGACGGTGTTGCTTGTTACGATTCACGCTTCACTAACCTCCGTGACGTGGCACGCGGTGTCGGCGAATTGTTCGGTCCGATTTTACTTGGAGGCATCCTGTGA
- a CDS encoding WecB/TagA/CpsF family glycosyltransferase, with protein MRLLIGSVALLITGTKLCFGLLQALYKQQAITLFTRVVAGRDKQPIKLRVFTAANRPLANVDLWFHYLKGDFDLIGPVALDMTELARLTARQRARFNVAPGVISPYRVALKRGCAVDSEFDTSMQFAQQQSLTLRARVLLAALVPWKANSPVAEFTVPDTFSLFGVGIQNATMQSAVNTLIEHVATKSRNKALTKVAFVNADCVNKYIKDNHYQRALQGFDHVFADGVGLRLAARRHGARLVDNVNGTDMFPNLCHALAAAEKRIFLYGGQPAVVEETARRLKRDYPGLIVAGYLDGYTTPSAEAVCEEINRNDVDILFVALGAPKQEQWIADNADRLSLGVAIGVGGLFDFYSGAVSRAPEWIRALSLEWVWRLAMQPKAKAGRYLIGNPLFLCRVLISKAQRRSHAATLEVC; from the coding sequence ATGAGATTGTTAATTGGGAGTGTGGCGCTTTTGATCACCGGCACCAAATTGTGTTTTGGGCTATTGCAGGCTCTTTATAAGCAGCAAGCGATTACATTGTTTACGAGAGTGGTAGCGGGTAGAGATAAGCAGCCAATTAAGCTCCGAGTATTTACTGCGGCAAATCGCCCATTGGCGAATGTGGACTTATGGTTCCATTATTTGAAGGGTGATTTCGATCTGATCGGGCCAGTCGCCTTGGATATGACCGAGTTGGCACGCTTGACAGCGCGGCAGCGTGCTCGATTCAATGTGGCACCCGGCGTGATATCACCTTATCGTGTGGCATTGAAACGTGGGTGCGCTGTTGATAGTGAATTCGACACCTCAATGCAGTTTGCGCAACAGCAATCACTGACGTTGCGTGCCCGAGTGTTGCTGGCAGCTTTGGTGCCTTGGAAAGCCAATTCACCAGTAGCCGAATTTACAGTGCCGGACACGTTTTCTTTGTTTGGGGTTGGGATTCAAAACGCTACCATGCAGTCAGCGGTTAATACCTTGATAGAGCATGTGGCTACAAAGTCTCGGAACAAAGCGCTTACTAAGGTAGCGTTTGTTAACGCAGACTGTGTCAATAAGTATATCAAGGACAACCATTATCAACGCGCGCTGCAGGGATTTGATCACGTATTCGCCGACGGTGTGGGGCTACGACTTGCTGCACGGCGCCACGGAGCGCGCTTGGTGGACAATGTGAATGGAACGGACATGTTCCCGAATTTGTGCCACGCGCTCGCTGCGGCTGAAAAGCGCATATTCTTATACGGTGGGCAGCCAGCGGTGGTTGAAGAGACGGCACGTCGGCTCAAACGGGACTACCCTGGTCTGATCGTGGCAGGTTATCTGGATGGATACACGACACCGAGTGCCGAAGCCGTTTGTGAAGAAATAAATCGTAATGATGTGGATATTCTGTTCGTCGCGTTGGGTGCGCCGAAGCAGGAGCAGTGGATTGCCGACAATGCCGATCGCCTGAGTTTGGGAGTAGCGATCGGGGTTGGGGGCTTGTTTGACTTTTATTCTGGTGCTGTATCCCGCGCGCCAGAGTGGATACGAGCCTTGTCGTTGGAGTGGGTTTGGCGATTGGCGATGCAGCCTAAAGCCAAAGCTGGGCGGTATCTGATTGGCAATCCATTGTTCCTGTGCCGGGTATTAATATCAAAAGCACAACGTCGAAGTCATGCCGCCACGTTGGAGGTCTGCTAA
- a CDS encoding sugar transferase, whose translation MRAYQVKSSWKLRVKSRVWKLKFKSHMLMKRSLDVLVAGLALCLLSPLLLLVGVAIKLESKGPVFFKQQRVGVNGTGFTMFKFRSMVVDAEARRTAIEHANEMQNGVLFKMKRDPRITRVGALIRKASIDELPQLINVIKGDMSLVGPRPPLASEVAQYSRTDRVRLMVLPGITCIWQVCGRSDIPFEQQVELDLQYIESQSIWVDIMLLIKTIPAVLTARGAY comes from the coding sequence ATGCGCGCCTATCAAGTCAAAAGCTCCTGGAAACTACGCGTCAAATCTCGTGTTTGGAAGCTCAAATTCAAGTCTCACATGCTCATGAAACGTAGTCTGGACGTGTTGGTTGCTGGATTAGCACTGTGTTTACTGAGCCCGTTATTATTGTTGGTTGGCGTGGCTATCAAGTTGGAATCCAAGGGGCCAGTATTTTTCAAACAACAACGTGTCGGCGTAAATGGTACCGGTTTCACTATGTTTAAATTTCGTTCGATGGTGGTTGATGCTGAGGCACGCCGTACCGCAATTGAGCACGCTAACGAGATGCAAAATGGCGTGTTGTTCAAAATGAAGCGCGATCCTCGAATTACGAGAGTCGGTGCGCTGATTAGGAAGGCCTCGATCGACGAGCTTCCGCAACTTATCAACGTGATCAAGGGGGATATGTCGTTGGTTGGTCCACGTCCACCACTTGCCAGTGAAGTAGCGCAATACAGTCGTACCGACCGGGTTCGGTTGATGGTGTTGCCGGGAATTACTTGTATCTGGCAGGTGTGTGGACGTTCGGATATCCCGTTTGAGCAACAGGTGGAACTGGATTTACAGTACATCGAATCGCAATCAATATGGGTCGACATTATGTTGTTGATCAAAACCATTCCGGCGGTCTTGACCGCGCGAGGAGCTTACTAA
- a CDS encoding DMT family transporter: MQRIFSLSPVSVGFLFALGSAALFAIRPIFVKLVYAEGTDPTTLIGFRMLFSLPVYLVILVWLLRSPELRGRLTLRNISQAAIVGWFGYYFASLLDLLGLQYVTAQLGRMVLYVYPTFVVLFGALLFQQRITLRTLISLLITYTGVLIIFGHDLDSYGSDVIKGSLLILACAVSFAFYLLFSKSLIKDMGSRLFTSIALISASVAILVHYATTRSVSAPNVTPTALFWVFIIAMFCTVIPTFLTTSAVARIGADKTGIVAMVGPGFTSVFAVSILQESFTLYHLAGVTITILGVWVLSRTR, translated from the coding sequence ATGCAGCGTATTTTCTCACTCAGTCCAGTCTCGGTCGGGTTTCTGTTTGCCTTGGGATCCGCCGCCCTGTTTGCAATCCGCCCAATCTTTGTCAAACTGGTGTATGCCGAGGGCACAGACCCGACAACGTTAATCGGTTTCCGCATGCTGTTCTCGCTGCCGGTGTATTTAGTGATTCTGGTGTGGCTGCTACGAAGCCCTGAGCTACGCGGCCGTTTGACCCTGCGAAACATTAGCCAAGCAGCTATCGTTGGCTGGTTCGGCTACTACTTCGCCAGCTTACTTGACCTTCTAGGTCTGCAATACGTCACCGCACAATTAGGGCGCATGGTGTTGTATGTGTACCCGACCTTTGTTGTTCTGTTCGGTGCGCTGTTATTTCAACAAAGAATTACCTTACGCACATTGATTTCGCTGCTGATCACCTACACTGGCGTTTTAATCATTTTTGGTCATGATTTGGATTCGTATGGCAGTGATGTCATAAAAGGTTCGCTACTCATTCTAGCGTGCGCCGTGAGTTTTGCCTTTTATTTACTATTTAGCAAATCGTTGATTAAGGACATGGGCAGTCGTTTGTTTACCTCGATTGCGCTTATTAGCGCCAGCGTTGCCATTTTGGTTCACTACGCCACAACACGCTCCGTCTCAGCGCCCAACGTAACGCCAACTGCGTTGTTTTGGGTATTTATTATCGCCATGTTCTGCACCGTCATTCCGACTTTTCTAACCACCTCAGCCGTGGCGCGGATCGGCGCAGATAAAACCGGGATCGTGGCCATGGTTGGCCCCGGATTTACCTCTGTGTTTGCCGTTTCCATCCTGCAGGAATCTTTCACGCTCTACCATCTGGCTGGTGTGACAATAACGATTCTCGGTGTTTGGGTGCTGAGTCGCACCCGATGA